The window TGCGCCGTGGACATCGTTGCCACCTGCCGTTCGGGAGTTGTGGGCGACGGGGCAGACATCTGTCCGGGGTGCGATGGAATCCGCCCGGGGCGGTGTGCCCGCCGTCTTCCTGACGCGCGGTTCGCAGGTCATGACCAGTCCCCGCGGGCCCAACGACGCCGCGGGACGCAGCCGTTCCTCGTAGCCGGGCAGATGGCGCAGTCGCCAGTGGCGGGCGATGAACGCGACGGCCACCATGGCCTCGGTGAGGGCGAGTGTCTCCCCGATGCATTTCCGGCGGCCCGCTCCGAACGGGATCATCGCTCCGGGGCGGACCGCGACGGCCTGCCCGGGCAGCCAGCGGTCGGGGAGGAAGCGGTCGGGGTCGGGGAACAGGGCGGGGTCGTGGTGCAGGAGGTACGGGCTGAACACGATCGTGGCGCCCGGCGGGAGCAGCTGCCCGGCGAGCCGCGTCTCCTTCGTGGTGACGCGGGTGAAGAGCCAGCCGGGCGGGCGGTGGCGCAGTGTCTCGGTGAGGACGGACCGTGTGTGGACGAGGCGCGGCAGTTCGTCGGGACCGGGCGGCCGTCCCGAGGCGAGCACCGCGTCCACCTCGGCGTGCAGCCGACGTTCCTCCTCGGGGTGGCGCCCCAGCAGTTCCAAGGCGGAGGAGAGGCACAGGGCGGTGCTCTCGGCGCCGGCGAACATCAGTGTGATCACCTGGCCGTGGACTTCCCTGTCGGTGATCGCCGGCTCCCCGCCGTCCCCGCGGGCGGCCGCCAGCAGGGTGCCCAGCAGATCGTCCCGGTCGTCCCGGGCGGCGCCTCGCCGGCGCTCGGCGACAGCCGCGTCGACGATCGCGCGCAGACGGTCGGAGGCGTGCCGGTAGCGCCGGTTCGCCGGAGTGGGAATCCGGAACAGGGCGTCGACGGGCATCACCGTACGGACGAACATGCCGCGCACCACGGTGGCCAGGCAGCCGCGCATCTCGGCGGCGGTCGCGGCGTCGAGCGAGTCGGAGAAGAGGAGGCGGCTGATCACGCGGGTCGACAGGTCCATCATGGCCGCGCTGACGTCGACCGGCCCTCCGCCCCGCCAGCCGCGGCACACCGACTCCACCTCCTCGCCCATCAGGTGCACCTGGTCGGCGACGCGGGCCTTGCGGAAGCCGGGCTGGAGCAGCCTGCGCTGGCGCCGGTGGTCCTGGTGGCGGCAGGTGCCGACGCCGTCCCCCAGCAGCATCCGCAGCCGGTCGTAGAGCGGGCCGCCCTTGTCGAACGTCTCCGGGTCCCCTAGTACCTGGTGGACGAGATCCGGGTGACAGGCCATCCAGGCTCGCTGGGGACCCAGGCGTATTTCGACCAGATCCCCGTGCGCGGGCAGAGATTCCAGAAAAGCCAGCGGGCGACGGACCAAGTCGATACCGTGGCCCAGGAATGGGAATATGCCTGGAGCAGTGCCCACTGTCCAATTTCGGGCCGGTCCGGGAACGGAGCCGCTCATCGAATACCACCTGCCTCGGTCGGCACACGGGATTGCGCTGCTGTCGCGTCGATTTGACGCTCGCCACAGTCCTGCCCAGTGAAATCCGCCGACGGCTCGCCGAATCCTTTCTCCATAGGGGCGCACGGAAGCACGGAGGGGCGTCGAGGGCATCACGATTGCTTCGTGCATTCAGTTGGTCAATGCGTTTCTGTGCACGGAGAAATCCGTGTTCCGGCTGTGCTCCTGAAGGGCACGGCAGTCGCCCCATGTGCCTGGCATGAACATGGAAATCGGCCGGGTGGGCCGTCCGGCTGTACGGCTGCCGCCCCGAGGATTCCGGCCAGCAGCGCGGAGACGAAGTTGCCGTCGCTCGCTCCGGCGCCGGCGGTCTCCCGCAGGGCGCCTTCCCAGTTCCGCCGCGGCCGCGCGGGCCTGCCAGAACAGGAGCTGCGAGGCGGGCGCTGGGACCTCGGCGAACGACGCCCCGCGCCTTAGCCGGCGCTCGGGCCCGTCTCGACGTACCGGGCCAGATTCGCCAGGGCCATGCGCGTGCCCGTCTCGTTGTCCGCGGCGGGCACGGCGTCGGGGATGCCCTCGTGGACCACGAGGACGTCGGTGCCACCGCCCTGCGCGTCGGTGAGCGTCGTCGTCATGGTCATCGGGCCGGACATGGCGGGGTCGGCGGACTCGAACGCGAGCACCTCGACCACCTGCTCGTCGGGCACGAGCCGCGCGAAGTGGCCGTGGTACGTGTCGGTGTGCGCGGCCGATTTCCCGGTGGCGCCGGGTGCGTCGTACGTCAGCGAGACACGGAACCGGCCGCCCTCGCGCGCGTCGAACTCGTGCACCTCGGCGCGCATGTCGTCCGGCACCCGCCAGCGCTCGACCGCCTCCGCGCTCAGCAGCGCCCGGTAGACGGCCGGACGCGGCGCGTCGACATGGCCCGAGACCCGCGTCGTGTACATGCGCCCACCCTACGGCGACACGCGCACCCGGCCGTTCAGGCCCGGCCGGGCTCCTCCGCCCCGGTCGGCAGCGGTGGCTCCGCCTCGATGTGCCGCAGCTCCTCGTCGGTGAGCAGCCGGGAGCGGATCAGGAAGCGGACGCCCTCCGGGGCCTCCAGGGAGAAGCCGCTGCCTCGGCCGGGGACGACGTCCACGGTGAGATGGGTGTGCGACCAGTACGTGTACTGGTCGCCGCTCATCCAGAACGGGGTGTCCCCGGCCACCTGCCCCAGCAGGACGTCCGAGCCGCCGACCCGGAACTCACCGCGCGGGTAGCACATCGGGGCACTGCCGTCGCAGCAGCCGCCGGACTGGTGGAACATCACCGGCCCGTGCGCCCCGGTCAGCTTCCGCAGCAGTTCCTCGGCTGCCGGTGTCAGTTCGACGCGTTCCGTGCGGGTGGGGTGGTTCGTCATGCGATCCCTCCTGGCCGGTCGGTCCGTCTATCTTGGCAATCGGATACCAGCATGTCGTTCCGAGCACGAGAAGTCGTTCCGAGCATGAGAACAGGAAGGCCCCATGACCGCCACCGATCCGTGGATACGACGCTTCTTCCCGAGCCCCGACGCCCCCGTACAACTCATCTGCCTGCCCCACGCGGGCGGTTCGGCGTCCTTCTTCCGGCCGGTGGCCCAGGCGTTGACCCCCCGGGTCGAGGTGCTCTCCGTCCAGTACCCGGGCCGTCAGGACCGGCACAACGAGCCCATGATCGACACTATCGACGGTCTCGCGGACCATGTCAGCCGGGCCGTGACGCGCACGGTCGACCGCCCCTTCGCCCTGTTCGGGCACAGCATGGGAGCGACCCTGGCCTTCGAGGTCGCCGTACGGCTGGAGCGGGCCGGGCGATTCGCCGAGCGGGTCTTTGTCTCGGGCCGCCGCGCACCGTCGTGCCGGCGCGACGAGCGGGTGCACCGGCGGGACGACGCCGGGATCATCGCCGAGCTGCGCGGACTCAGCGGCACCGACCAGCGCATCTTCGGGGACGAGGAGCTGATGCGCATGATCCTGCCGGCCCTGCGCAACGACTACCGCGCGGTGGAGACCTATGTGTGGGCGTCGGACCACCGCCTCCGCAGCCCCCTCACCGCGCTGACCGGAGACGACGACCCCAAGGCGAGCCACGACGAGGTACGGGCCTGGAGCGCCCACACCGAAGGCGACTTCGAGATGAAGCGCTACCCCGGCGGGCACTTCTTCCTCATCGACCACGCGCCGGACGTGATCGGCGTCATCGGTGACCGGCTGGCCCGGCCCGCCCCGACCCCGCGCTGACTCACCGTCCGTTCAGATACGCCAGGACGGCCAGCACCCTGCGGTGACCGCTGTCGCCGGTCGGGAGGCCGAGCTTCAGGAACACATTGCCGATGTGCTTGCTGACGGCGCGTTCGGTGACGACGAGGGTCCGCGCGATGGTGGTGTTGTCATGGCCCTGGGCCATCAGTTTCAGCACCTCGCGCTCGCGCGGCGTCAGCGAGTCCAGGGGTGAGTCGCGGCGCCGGGTGAGCAACTCGGTGACCACCTCCGGGTCCAGGGCCGTACCACCGCCCGCGACCCGGTCCAGCGCCTCCAGGAACTCGTCCACCCGGCCCACCCGGTCCTTGAGCAGATAACCGACCCCGCTCGCCCCGCCGCCCAGCAACTCGGCGGCGTACGACTCCTCCACGTACTGCGAGAGCACCAGCACGGGCAGTCCTGGCATCCTCTCGCGGGCCTCCAGGGCTGCGCGCAGGCCCTCGTCCCGGAAGCCCGGCGGCATCCGGACGTCGAGCACGGCCGCGTCCGGACGGTGTTCGAGCAGCGCCGGGAGAACCTCGGGACCGGTACGGGCGACGGCCGCCACCTCGTGCCCGGCCGAGGTCAGCAACAGCACGAGCCCTTCTCTGAGCAGGGCGTTGTCCTCGGCGATCACCACACGCACGGCAGCTCCACTTCGATCACGGTCGGCCCCCCGACGGGGCTGGTCACGGTCACGCTCCCGTCCAGGGCGGCGACGCGGCGGCGGATGCCCGGCAGCCCGGAGCCGCCACCGGACTCGTCCGCGCCGCCCACGCCCTCGTCCCGGACGACGGCGCGCAGCCCGGTGCGCAGCCGTTCCAGAACGACCGACGCCCGGTCGGCGCCGCTGTACTTGGCGGCGTTGGTGAGGGCCTCCGCCACGGCGAAGTAGGCCGCCGCCTCGATCGCGGCCGGGGCCCGGACCCCCTCGCCCTCCAGACCGTCCACCCGCACGGCCACCTCGAGTCCACTGATCGCGGCCAGCGCCCGCACCGCACCGATCAGACCCCGGTCGGTGAGGATCGGCGGATGGATGCCGCGGACCACGTGCCGCAGCTCGGTCAGCGCCTCCTCGGCCTGGTCCTGCGCGTCGGCCAGCAGCCGCTGCGCGGCCCGCGGGTCATGGTCGTAGGCGCGTACGGCCAGCCCGATCCGCATGGACAGCGCCACCAGCCGGGCCTGCGCCCCGTCGTGCAGATCCCGCTCGATACGGCGCAGTTCGGCCCCGTGCGCCGCGATCGCGTCCGTCCGGGTGGCGGCCAGCTCCTCGACCCGGGCGGCCAGCCGTGCCCGGGGCGAGGGCTTGAGCAGGGCCTCCGACCAGCCGGCCTCCACATCGGCGAGGCGGGTGATCCACGGCAGGACGAGCGCCGCACGGCGCCCCAGCCCGCACCGCACGCCGTCGACCACCAGCCCCAGCGGCCACAGGGGCAAGGCCAGGAAGAACAGGGCCCCATAGACATACGAGGCCGCCATCCAGCGCAGATCGGTCAGGGTGCCGGGGTCCCGGACCGCGATCCGCAGCCGCTTGCGCAGCGGGCCGGTGACCGGCTCGTACGCCTCGGGGATCTCCCGGCCCGTCCAGGCCGTCACCAGGGTGCGCTTCGCCCCGGCGATCCGGCGGATCAGCAGCACCGTCTCGGGCAGCAGCCACGCCCCGACGACGGAGACCGTGGCGATCGCCGTGATGAGCAGCACGGTGATGAACAGGTAGAGGCCGAAGGCCAGCAGGGCGGCGAGGAACAGGTGGAGCGTGGCCCGCCCCGCCTGCCCCAGCGCCCTGCCCCAGCGGGCCGGTTCGGCCACCGTCATCCGGGGCGCCGCATGTGGCGGCGGATCCAGGCGGCCTGCCCGCCGTCGACGAGCAGATCGGTGCCGGTGATGTAGCGCGCCTCGGGGCCGGTGAGGAAGGCCACCGCGTCGGCGATCTCGCCCGGTGTGCCCGGCCGGCCCGCCCCGCACGCGTCGAGCATCTTCAGCATGTGCCCGTCGGCGTCCGAGTCGGCCTCCGCCTTCGCCATCGCGGTGGCGATGACACCGGGGCTGAGGGTGTTGACGCGGGCGCCGAGCCGATTCCAGGCGAGGGCGGCGGCCTGCACACGGACGTGGTTGGCGCGCTTGGCGAGGATGTAGGCGGCGGTCGCGTCGTCACCGAGGCCGGTGACGGCGTCGAGACCGAGCAGCTCCTCGGCGGGAGCCGTCGCCAGGGCGGCCTCGTCCTCGGCGCTGATCGAGGCCATGTGCCCGGCCAGACTGGCGACACAGACGAGCGAGGTGCCTCTGACGGCCACCTTCTCGAACGCCTCGATCACATACACCGTGCCGAGCAGGTCCACATCGAGGATCCTGCGGACCGAGGCCGTCGCGGCGGCGACCCCGGCGGTGTGCACCACGGCGGTGATCCGGCCCAGTTCCGCCGCGACTCTCGCGAGTTCCTCGACCGAGGCACGGTCGGAGACGTCGGTCGGGACGCCGCGCACCTCGTATCCCTCGGCGCTCAGCTCCGCCACGACCTGATCGAGCCGTTCGCGCGAGTGGTCGGCGATGATCAGCGTCCGTCCGCTGCCCAGACGGCGCGCGACCGCCGTTCCCATCCCGCCCGCTCCGGTGACGACGACCACGTCGCGCGGGTCGTCCGTACGGTTCTGCATCTGCGCTCTCCTTCGCTGAAAGGGCGGGGGCGACAACGGGGCCGCCCCCGCCGGGAGTCGGGGAACCTGAGGTCAGGCCGCCTCGGTGCCGGCGGCCGGTACGGCGTCGCGCCAGGCCGTTCCGCCCGCGATGGCCTGCCGCCAGCCGCGGACGGCCTTGGGCGGCATGCCGACCGCCAAGGCACCGGTCAGGCGGTCGCCCGTGCGATAGGCGGCCACGAACCTGCGTTCGGCCAAGTCGCCTTCCACGACGGCGACTTCGTCGTGCCCGCGCAGGTAGCCGTACGCCTGGATCTTCATGTCGTACTGGTCGGACCAGAAGTACGGCACCGGCGCGAACGGCCTGCGCGCATCCGGTGCGGCGAGCAGATTGCGGGCGGCGGCCATGCCCTGCTCGGCGGCGTTCGTACGGTGCTCGATCCGCATCGACGTCCCGAACAGCGGGTTGTCCCAGCGGGCCACGTCCCCGGCCGCGTACACACCCGGAGCGGCTGCGCAGTACGCGTCGCAGAGCACCCCGTCGCCGACCGCGAGCCCGCTGCCCGCCAGCCACTCGGTGTTGGGCAGCGAGCCGATGGCGACCAAGACCGCGTCGGCCTCGACCGGCTCGCCGTCCGCGAGCCGTACGCCCCCGTCGGTCACCTCGGTCACGGTGACGCCGGTGCGCAGCTCCACGTCGTGGTCGAGGTGGGCCCGCGAGAGCACCCGGCCGACCTCGTGGCCGACGGCGTGCGCCAGCGGCACGGGAGCCGGTTCCAGAAGGGTCACCCGGGCGCCCAGCCCCTGCGCCACCGCGGCGGCCTCGGCACCGAGGAACCCGGCGCCCACCACGACCAGCCGGCAGCCC of the Streptomyces koelreuteriae genome contains:
- a CDS encoding SRPBCC family protein; translated protein: MYTTRVSGHVDAPRPAVYRALLSAEAVERWRVPDDMRAEVHEFDAREGGRFRVSLTYDAPGATGKSAAHTDTYHGHFARLVPDEQVVEVLAFESADPAMSGPMTMTTTLTDAQGGGTDVLVVHEGIPDAVPAADNETGTRMALANLARYVETGPSAG
- a CDS encoding NAD(P)/FAD-dependent oxidoreductase — translated: MRRVVVVGASAAGLAAAETLRRTGFDGTLTLVGDEPRAPYDRPPLSKQILSGEWPAERLPLRPPSDLDALGLDLRLGTAATGLDMTDRTVCLADGGRVPYDGLIVATGVRPRRLPGDAGAHVLRTLDDALALRERLRPGCRLVVVGAGFLGAEAAAVAQGLGARVTLLEPAPVPLAHAVGHEVGRVLSRAHLDHDVELRTGVTVTEVTDGGVRLADGEPVEADAVLVAIGSLPNTEWLAGSGLAVGDGVLCDAYCAAAPGVYAAGDVARWDNPLFGTSMRIEHRTNAAEQGMAAARNLLAAPDARRPFAPVPYFWSDQYDMKIQAYGYLRGHDEVAVVEGDLAERRFVAAYRTGDRLTGALAVGMPPKAVRGWRQAIAGGTAWRDAVPAAGTEAA
- a CDS encoding DUF779 domain-containing protein, with the translated sequence MTNHPTRTERVELTPAAEELLRKLTGAHGPVMFHQSGGCCDGSAPMCYPRGEFRVGGSDVLLGQVAGDTPFWMSGDQYTYWSHTHLTVDVVPGRGSGFSLEAPEGVRFLIRSRLLTDEELRHIEAEPPLPTGAEEPGRA
- a CDS encoding cytochrome P450 — protein: MSGSVPGPARNWTVGTAPGIFPFLGHGIDLVRRPLAFLESLPAHGDLVEIRLGPQRAWMACHPDLVHQVLGDPETFDKGGPLYDRLRMLLGDGVGTCRHQDHRRQRRLLQPGFRKARVADQVHLMGEEVESVCRGWRGGGPVDVSAAMMDLSTRVISRLLFSDSLDAATAAEMRGCLATVVRGMFVRTVMPVDALFRIPTPANRRYRHASDRLRAIVDAAVAERRRGAARDDRDDLLGTLLAAARGDGGEPAITDREVHGQVITLMFAGAESTALCLSSALELLGRHPEEERRLHAEVDAVLASGRPPGPDELPRLVHTRSVLTETLRHRPPGWLFTRVTTKETRLAGQLLPPGATIVFSPYLLHHDPALFPDPDRFLPDRWLPGQAVAVRPGAMIPFGAGRRKCIGETLALTEAMVAVAFIARHWRLRHLPGYEERLRPAASLGPRGLVMTCEPRVRKTAGTPPRADSIAPRTDVCPVAHNSRTAGGNDVHGA
- a CDS encoding LuxR C-terminal-related transcriptional regulator, which codes for MRVVIAEDNALLREGLVLLLTSAGHEVAAVARTGPEVLPALLEHRPDAAVLDVRMPPGFRDEGLRAALEARERMPGLPVLVLSQYVEESYAAELLGGGASGVGYLLKDRVGRVDEFLEALDRVAGGGTALDPEVVTELLTRRRDSPLDSLTPREREVLKLMAQGHDNTTIARTLVVTERAVSKHIGNVFLKLGLPTGDSGHRRVLAVLAYLNGR
- a CDS encoding sensor histidine kinase, translating into MTVAEPARWGRALGQAGRATLHLFLAALLAFGLYLFITVLLITAIATVSVVGAWLLPETVLLIRRIAGAKRTLVTAWTGREIPEAYEPVTGPLRKRLRIAVRDPGTLTDLRWMAASYVYGALFFLALPLWPLGLVVDGVRCGLGRRAALVLPWITRLADVEAGWSEALLKPSPRARLAARVEELAATRTDAIAAHGAELRRIERDLHDGAQARLVALSMRIGLAVRAYDHDPRAAQRLLADAQDQAEEALTELRHVVRGIHPPILTDRGLIGAVRALAAISGLEVAVRVDGLEGEGVRAPAAIEAAAYFAVAEALTNAAKYSGADRASVVLERLRTGLRAVVRDEGVGGADESGGGSGLPGIRRRVAALDGSVTVTSPVGGPTVIEVELPCVW
- a CDS encoding thioesterase II family protein — encoded protein: MTATDPWIRRFFPSPDAPVQLICLPHAGGSASFFRPVAQALTPRVEVLSVQYPGRQDRHNEPMIDTIDGLADHVSRAVTRTVDRPFALFGHSMGATLAFEVAVRLERAGRFAERVFVSGRRAPSCRRDERVHRRDDAGIIAELRGLSGTDQRIFGDEELMRMILPALRNDYRAVETYVWASDHRLRSPLTALTGDDDPKASHDEVRAWSAHTEGDFEMKRYPGGHFFLIDHAPDVIGVIGDRLARPAPTPR
- a CDS encoding SDR family oxidoreductase yields the protein MQNRTDDPRDVVVVTGAGGMGTAVARRLGSGRTLIIADHSRERLDQVVAELSAEGYEVRGVPTDVSDRASVEELARVAAELGRITAVVHTAGVAAATASVRRILDVDLLGTVYVIEAFEKVAVRGTSLVCVASLAGHMASISAEDEAALATAPAEELLGLDAVTGLGDDATAAYILAKRANHVRVQAAALAWNRLGARVNTLSPGVIATAMAKAEADSDADGHMLKMLDACGAGRPGTPGEIADAVAFLTGPEARYITGTDLLVDGGQAAWIRRHMRRPG